A portion of the Coregonus clupeaformis isolate EN_2021a unplaced genomic scaffold, ASM2061545v1 scaf1068, whole genome shotgun sequence genome contains these proteins:
- the LOC123486212 gene encoding uncharacterized protein LOC123486212 yields MDYSENKSDFLLDLFRPFWSDHSKLIKFLVDLLSQAAEWEEQTGEKTLKLVSSVWTYSTFPFPSGDNSEHSDFLLDLFYPFWSDHSKLIKFLVDLLSQAAEWEEQTGEKTLKLVSSVWTYSTFPFLSGDNSEQSDFLLDLCDGDRFFQRVCESVPVRSREEDQQLASLLQALGSTLSLGGELPRKTCRSVGRVLGLCASRVDLTLTPSKISLQGALLILRHESKLHKLRLNVGMAVKLSRLVRRTGRGATPLTVPELSLVQKSNQPPERVLSRALSSVASLLRLWRVQCLDLTDFWIQGHSLITLLCHQGPLSLRLNSDTLQQLTVVVYEAQDKDLTQWFLEKVGGDLTSCRLDLEVLLSLLQHSTHNITVDLRKNRLLEKNISDLLPFLGRVIFKRSSSSFVKSTIRQIYDSRASDCVSSLLRSSDHWINLNSRELDRVDCTALCFTLQHCHQVKVNLLWTSIPPGEIESILPLLDRVSQLSVDRRLLLSVLQCCAASPIQQGAPPPPPPTAVWLLRSLHYRLDFSCSSSVDLSAQDQEEALCLTTDHCRAIHSVLKQNQHSTQLVQNQVQIILRDCEVEDRALRELLPHPAYCQAELLDLVCEGIEEGVLRHAESLCRALDRELDLSETRLDQKACGSLALVLEHSEGLSELDLSHCQLTDHHLPALITHLHKVQVLELFNNRIQDRRPFLTDKRFEIW; encoded by the exons ATGGATTATTCTGAGAATAagagtgatttcctgctggatct TTTCCGTCCATTCTGGTCTGATCACTCAAAGCTGATCAAGTTCCTGGTGGATCTCCTGTctcaagcagcagagtgggaggagcagacaggagagaagacactgaagcTGGTATCATCAGTGTGGACTTACAGCACCTTTCCTTTTCCCAGTGGAGACAATTCTGAACAtagtgatttcctgctggatct TTTCTATCCATTCTGGTCTGATCACTCAAAGCTGATCAAGTTCCTGGTGGATCTCCTGTctcaagcagcagagtgggaggagcagacaggagagaagacactgaagcTGGTATCATCAGTGTGGACTTACAGCACCTTTCCTTTTCTCAGTGGAGACAATTCTGAACagagtgatttcctgctggatct CTGTGATGGTGACAGGTTcttccagagggtgtgtgagtccGTCCCTGTGAGGTCCAGAGAGGAGGACCAGCAGTTGgcctctctcctccaggccttGGGCTCCACCCTGTCACTGGGAGGAGAGTTACCCAGGAAAACCTGCAGGTCTGTGGGGAGGGTCCTGGGTCTCTGTGCCTCCAGAGTGGACCTCACTCTTACCCCCAGCAAGATCTCTCTCCAAGGAGCCTTACTTATTTTGAGACATGAGTCAAAGCTACACAAGCTCAG GCTGAATGTGGGCATGGCAGTGAAACTGTCCAGACTGGTtaggaggacagggagaggtgcTACTCCACTGACTGTCCCAGAGCTCTCCCTGGTCCAAAAGAGCAACCAGCCACCAGAGAGAGTGTTATCCAGGGCTCTGAGTAGTGTGGCATCCCTGCTGAGACTCTGGAGGGTTCAGTGTCTGGACCTAACTGACTTCTGGATCCAGGGTCACTCTCTCATCACACTGCTGTGTCACCAgggacctctctctctcag ACTGAACTCAGACACTCTGCAGCAgctgactgtagttgtgtatgaAGCTCAGGACAAGGACTTGACTCAGTGGTTCCTGGAGAAGGTTGGTGGAGACCTGACCTCCTGCAGGCTGGACCTGGaagtgcttctctctctgctgcagcattcaacccacaacaTCACTGTGGACCTCAGGAAGAACAGGCTCCTAGAGAAGAACATCTCAGATCTTCTCCCCTTTCTGGGAAGGGTTATATTCAAGAG GTCCAGTTCCAGCTTTGTAAAGTCCACCATCAGACAGATCTATGACAGCAGAGCcagtgactgtgtgtccagtttgttgaGGTCTTCAGACCATTGGATCAACCTGAACAGCAGAGAGCTGGACAGAGTGGACTGTACTGCTCTGTGTTTTACCCTGCAGCACTGCCACCAAGTCAAAGTCAACCTGCTGTGGACCTCCATACCACCGGGGGAGATAGAGAGCATCCTGCCTCTTCTGGACAGAGTCTCCCAACTCAG tgttgaCAGGAGGTTACTGCTGAGTGTCCTCCAGTGCTGTGCTGCCTCTCCGATCCAGCAGggggcaccaccaccaccaccaccaacagcaGTATGGCTGCTCAGGTCTCTGCACTACAGGCTGgacttctcctgctcctcctctgtgGACCTGTCAGCTCAGGACCAGGAGGAGGCTCTGTGTCTGACCACTGACCACTGCAGGGCCATCCACTCTGTTCTGAAGCAGAACCAACACAGCACCCAGCTGGTCCAGAACCAGGTGCAGATCATCCTAAGAGACTGTGAGGTGGAGGACAGAGCACTGAGGGAGCTGCTTCCCCATCCTGCATATTGTCAAGCTGAG CTGCTGGACCTTGTGTGTGAGGGGATTGAAGAGGGGGTGCTGAGGCACGCAGAGTCCCTGTGCAGAGCCCTGGATAGAGAGCTGGACCTCAGTGAGACCAGGCTGGACCAGAAGGCCTGTGGATCTCTGGCCCTGGTTCTGGAACACTCAGAGGGGCTGTCAGAACTGGACCTCAGCCACTGTCAACTCACAGACCACCACCTACCGGCCCTGATCACACACCTGCACAAAGTACAAGTCCTGGA ACTCTTCAACAACAGAATCCAGGACAGAAGACCCTTCCTGACAGACAAGAGGTTTGAGATCTGGTGA